The following are encoded in a window of Pyrenophora tritici-repentis strain M4 chromosome 6, whole genome shotgun sequence genomic DNA:
- a CDS encoding extracellular nuclease codes for MPSLTPLPFLFLPLTILALTIPSLNGPAYLSPYLNTTVKNITGIVTAKSADGIYIRSPISDNDIRTSDSIYVYSRTIGSNLTLGDTIVVGGKVTEYRSNKDYLYLTQLSSPVLERKISSGTPIPPRVIGLNTPFPPTEKYSSLDNGGIFAVPNNASLISTVNPTLRPQTYGLDFWESLTGELVTIRRPTVLTKPNQYGDTWVVGGDWKATGRNNRGGLTMTAQDANPEAIVIGTPLDGSKNPTDSRMGDEIEDVTGVVTYGFGFYRILPTTGVRVVKKKEPEVPKKTGLVSSGGCEGLTVGAYNVENLAPNSTHHAGLARHVVEFMRSPDVIFVQEVQDDNGPTNDGVVSANLTLKTLTTAITLAGGPNYTFTDIAPTDSQDGGQPGGNIRVAYLYNPNHVRLYKPNPGGALDANEVLAGPALKYNPGRIEPANEAWTASRKPLVAQWEVIGKKQKNKPDVFFTVNVHFGSKGGSSSVHGDARPPVNGGVDDRLEQSRLTANFIKDILSKESTARIITAGDFNEFAFVEPLEEYATISGLKDLDAVVGIDKVERYTYMFDMNAQQLDHMYVSPSLAKKSKAAYEHIHVNTWPEFAAQVSDHDPSVAKLNVCA; via the exons ATGCCGTCCCTTACCCCCCTCcccttcctcttcctcccTCTAACAATACTCGCCCTAACGATCCCTTCCCTCAACGGCCCCGCCTACCTCTCCCCCTACCTTAACACCACCGTCAAAAACATCACCGGGATCGTAACCGCAAAATCCGCTGATGGAATCTACATCCGCTCGCCCATCTCAGACAACGACATCCGCACCTCGGACTCCATCTACGTCTACAGTCGCACAATCGGCAGCAACCTCACCCTCGGCGACACCATCGTTGTCGGGGGAAAAGTGACGGAATACCGCTCTAACAAAGACTACCTGTACCTCACACAACTCAGCAGCCCAGTCCTCGAGCGGAAGATAAGTTCAGGCACACCGATTCCACCGCGTGTGATAGGGCTTAATACACCGTTCCCCCCTACGGAAAAATACAGTAGTCTGGACAATGGTGGTATTTTCGCTGTGCCCAACAACGCCAGTTTAATCAGCACGGTAAACCCAACTCTACGCCCGCAAACCTACGGCCTGGATTTCTGGGAGTCACTAACGGGTGAACTGGTAACGATACGGCGACCCACTGTGCTCACGAAACCGAATCAATACGGCGATACGTGGGTCGTTGGTGGGGACTGGAAAGCTACAGGACGGAATAACCGCGGCGGTCTTACTATGACAGCGCAAGACGCTAATCCCGAGGCCATTGTCATCGGAACGCCGTTGGACGGTAGTAAGAACCCCACCGACTCCCGCATGGGCGATGAGATTGAGGATGTTACCGGGGTGGTGACATATGGGTTTGGGTTTTATCGGATTTTGCCTACGACAGGGGTGCGGGTtgtgaagaagaaggaacCTGAGGTGCCGAAGAAGACGGGGTTGGTGTCGAGTGGGGGGTGTGAAGGGCTTACGGTTGGGGCGTATAATGTGGAGAATCTGGCGCCGAATTCTACACATCATGCCGGGTTGGCGAGGCATGTGGTGGAGTTTATGCGTAGTCCGGATGTTATTTTTGTGCAGGAGGTGCAGGATGATAATGGGCCTACGAATGATGGAG TCGTATCCGCGAACCTAACCCTCAAAACCCTCACAACAGCTATAACCCTAGCCGGCGGACCAAACTACACCTTCACCGACATCGCGCCCACCGACTCTCAAGACGGCGGCCAACCCGGCGGCAACATCCGCGTCGCCTACCTCTACAACCCCAACCACGTCCGTCTCTACAAACCCAACCCAGGCGGTGCTCTCGATGCCAACGAGGTACTTGCCGGTCCGGCGCTAAAGTACAACCCTGGACGTATTGAACCTGCAAATGAGGCTTGGACGGCGAGTCGGAAGCCGTTGGTTGCGCAGTGGGAGGTCATTGGGAAGAAGCAGAAAAATAAGCCTGATGTTTTCTTCACTGTGAATGTGCACTTTGGGTCAAAGGGGGGCAGTAGTAGTGTGCATGGGGATGCGCGGCCGCCTGTAAATGGAGGTGTTG ACGATCGGCTTGAGCAATCTCGTCTCACTGCAAACTTTATCAAG GATATCCTTTCAAAGGAGAGTACCGCCCGCATCATCACTGCAGGCGACTTCAACGAATTTGCTTTCGTCGAGCCCCTTGAGGAGTACGCCACAATATCCGGACTCAAGGATCTTGACGCCGTGGTCGGCATTGACAAAGTCGAACGTTACACATACATGTTTGATATGAATGCCCAACAGCTCGATCACATGTATGTGTCGCCATCGCTAGCCAAGAAGAGCAAGGCCGCTTATGAGCACATCCACGTCAACACGTGGCCTGAGTTTGCTGCTCAGGTCAGCGATCACGACCCATCCGTAGCCAAGCTGAACGTGTGCGCCTAG
- a CDS encoding Retrotrans-gag domain containing protein, which yields MSNPNLDQSSLFLLVQQLQQEVQNQRVEIQSLRSDLDASRASVHQLELQLRSATPPSRSRLPDPPRFDGKPLTLRTWLPSIRAKLRSDQLSGADAFDYVWDRLEQPQQASVLHLRHQAEENNTWDVEDIFSFFQRLCHNPREQQEAIQRFSLVRQRDEESLIAYLARFERLAYEAGASTWPDTSRISVLHRGLRSSLRQSLEESNDSLFTIPYDEYVELVQSLDRRSRRPQPPQQPKQVSRQLDPMDVDPIQVQSARVSSQQPMSLLRRR from the exons ATGTCAAACCCGAACCTAGATCAGTCCTCTCTATTCCTGCTCGTACAACAGCTACAGCAGGAGGTCCAGAACCAGCGTGTTGAGATCCAGTCACTCCGATCTGATCTTGACGCATCGCGCGCCAGCGTACATCAGCTTGAGCTCCAGCTCAGATCCGCCACTCCTCCGTCCCGTTCCCGCCTTCCTGATCCACCTCGTTTTGACGGAAAGCCGCTTACACTCCGGACATGGCTCCCTTCAATCCGCGCCAAGCTTCGATCAGACCAGCTCTCAGGAGCTGATGCATTTGATTATGTATGGGACCGCCTAGAACAACCTCAGCAAGCATCTGTCCTACACCTCCGCCATCAAGCTGAAGAAAACAACACGTGGGATGTGGAGGATATCTTTTCCTTCTTTCAGCGTCTCTGCCACAACCCAAGGGAGCAACAGGAGGCTATTCAGCGTTTCTCCTTAGTCCGTCAGCGTGACGAGGAGTCTCTGATAGCTTATCTTGCACGATTTGAGCGTCTCGCATACGAAGCTGGTGCTTCGACCTGGCCTGATACATCCCGTATATCAGTACTCCACCGTGGTCTTCGCTCTTCTCTCCGTCAGTCTCTTGAAGAGTCAAACGACTCTCTATTTACTATTCCGTACGATGAATACGTTGAGCTTGTTCAGAGCCTCGATCGACGTTCCCGCCGCCCTCAGCCACCCCAGCAACCCAAACAAGTCAGTCGCCAGCTAGATCCTATGGATGTTGATCCAATCCAAGTTCAGTCCGCACGAGTATCCTCG CAACAACCTATGTCTTTATTGCGGCGCCGCTGA
- a CDS encoding Solute-trans-a domain containing protein: protein MATGTTLHADYQAADFSSGGTGARFARAIIIVAGVCALVASLVTFVAVWLQTKNYRKPVLQRYVVRILLMVPIYAASSWASLVSTIASAYVEPFRDVYEAFTIYTFLQLLINFIGGERALIILMTGRAPVSHPWPLNLVCSKIDISDPHTFLAIKRGILQYAWIKPLLSIATIIMKATGTYQEGYIGLTSGYFWSGIIYNVSITISLYALAMFWVCMSTDLKPFRPMPKFLCIKGIIFASYWQGFFLSILVFLGAIPDDVPGYSPDNLAAAIQDAMICFEMPLFALAHWYAFSWHDYADQTISAARLPVKYALRDAFGPLDLIQDTKETFAGGHYEYRYFDARDNVLAHEESSSRAARMAEGMRYERGGKGKYWIPKPGQGSEHEPLLSKVTSSRARAMSPGPHKALKGEGAKYGTPDVVSEPELDDEDERLYGNARELEFGDWNYPVIEAHRPSREDRMYADPNILTASTNRNLLQPTKENKRRRRSQIQDIQASVDKGKQRDTSSNGESSRSKSPQSKSRVPFSNLLRQKSSSSSSAKSDKSQLVDLVVEDHEAEEVDRVRARKEGGPGWNEVPSKHFVHTYPEEGEAEEVREGFNPDEPEPHNPESEHNLNYPFAVQGQSEEEQGKQDIKPHMTSEANHWETRDVSDERAEDDHDRISPSYGSFREERNAWNDG from the exons ATGGCTACAGGCACCACCCTTCATGCCGACTACCAGGCCGCCGACTTCTCGTCTGGCGGCACCGGTGCTCGGTTTGCACGCGCGATCATCATCGTAGCAGGTGTATGCGCCCTGGTCGCGAGTCTGGTCACTTTCGT CGCTGTCTGGTTACAAAC GAAGAACTACCGAAAGCCAGTGCTACAAAGATATGTGGTTCGCATACTGCTCAT GGTCCCAATCTACGCGGCTTCATCATGGGCAAGCTTGGTGTCCACAATTGCCTCCGCTTACGTAGAACCCTTTCGAGATGTCTATGAG GCATTCACCATCTACACGTTTCTCCAACTGCTTATCAACTTCATCGGCGGCGAACGCGCCCTTATCATCCTCATGACCGGCCGGGCTCCCGTGTCCCACCCATGGCCCCTCAACCTCGTCTGCTCCAAGATCGATATCTCGGACCCGCATACCTTCCTCGCTATCAAGCGTGGTATCCTACAATACGCTTGGATCAAACCTCTTCTCTCGATAGCCACTATCATAATGAAAGCTACGGGCACCTACCAGGAGGGTTATATTGGCCTAACATCGGGCTACTTTTGGAGTGGCATCATCTACAACGTCAGCATCACCATCAGTCTGTACGCTCTGGCCATGTTCTGGGTGTGCATGTCAACAGACTTGAAGCCCTTCCGACCCATGCCCAAGTTCTTGTGCATCAAGGGCATCATTTTCGCCTCGTACTGGCAGGGCTTCTTCCTCTCCATTCTTGTCTTCCTCGGTGCTATCCCAGACGACGTACCCGGCTACAGTCCCGACAACCTCGCTGCTGCCATTCAAGATGCCATGATCTGCTTTGAGATGCCGCTCTTCGCACTTGCTCATTGGTATGCCTTTTCATGGCACGATTACGCTGACCAGACTATCTCGGCTGCGCGACTACCTGTTAAATATGCCTTGCGTGATGCTTTTGGTCCCTTGGACCTCATTCAGGACACCAAGGAGACGTTCGCCGGTGGCCATTACGAGTACCGTTATTTCGATGCGCGCGACAATGTCCTGGCTCATGAAGAATCTTCTTCTCGTGCCGCTCGCATGGCAGAGGGAATGCGCTATGAACGAGGAGGAAAAGGCAAGTACTGGATCCCAAAGCCCGGACAAGGATCGGAACATGAACCCCTCCTTAGCAAAGTCACGTCGAGCCGTGCCAGAGCCATGAGCCCAGGTCCACACAAAGCTCTCAAAGGTGAGGGCGCCAAGTATGGTACACCCGACGTTGTCAGTGAGCCCGAGCTGGACGACGAAGATGAGCGGCTTTACGGAAACGCGCGTGAGCTCGAGTTCGGAGATTGGAAT TACCCCGTCATTGAAGCCCATCGTCCGTCGCGCGAAGATCGCATGTACGCCGACCCCAACATTCTGACGGCATCAACCAACAGGAATCTGCTTCAACCGACCAAGGAGAACAAGAGAAGACGAAGGAGTCAAATCCAAGACATACAGGCGTCTGTAGACAAGGGCAAGCAACGCGATACGTCGAGCAACGGAGAGTCTTCCCGTTCAAAGTCACCGCAGTCCAAGTCGCGTGTGCCCTTTAGCAATCTTCTGCGCCAAAAATCGTCTTCCTCGAGCTCGGCAAAGTCTGACAAGAGCCAGCTTGTCGATCTGGTTGTCGAGGACCACGAAGCGGAAGAAGTCGATCGCGTCAGAGCGCGCAAGGAAGGCGGCCCGGGATGGAACGAAGTCCCTTCGAAGCACTTTGT TCATACTTACCCTGAGGAAGGCGAAGCAGAAGAGGTGCGAGAAGGCTTCAACCCCGACGAACCTGAGCCACACAACCCTGAATCGGAGCATAACCTCAATTACCCATTTGCCGTTCAGGGGCAAAGCGAAGAGGAACAGGGAAAACAAGATATCAAGCCGCACATGACGAGCGAAGCCAACCATTGGGAAACCCGCGACGTCAGCGACGAAAGGGCCGAAGATGACCACGACCGCATCAGTCCGTCATACGGCAGTTTCCGAGAGGAACGCAACGCGTGGAACGACGGCTGA
- a CDS encoding UhpC, Sugar phosphate permease, giving the protein MAAAPQHTSLETNEKGEEIYTNDVNSSQLSQPSDLDDYPDPDVGKSDEERARLDKALVWKMDLWLIPWLSLLYLLSFLDRTNIGNARVAKMEPDLKMGGRDYNNALTIFFISYAGFEPLTNIAIKKWSPRVFFTAIILAWGIIMTLMGVVHNKEGLLACRFFLGIAEAGLFPGVNYYLSCWYKRQELGFRAALFFSAAALAGSFGGLLAAAITQMHGTAGYEGWRWIFIIEGLMTVAVGLLCWWMTFDFPDTARFLTADEKLRAVRRLKLDGQSRAKVGGIDRRHVFAALRDWKTWGYAVIYMGCLCPLYCFSLFLPTILLGMGHAGTKAQLLSVPPYACAAALTVIVGWVTDKTKLRGICNMMVAILGCIGFIMLLATTNPTVQYAGTFLGAMGIYPTVSNTLTWASNNVEGSLKRGVMVGVVVGWGNMNGVVSSNIYDSKEKPHYRTGHSIVLAYQFLFLFGGTVFMHFALKRENRLRKEGKRDIWIQGKTELEIEEMGDMRPDFYYTT; this is encoded by the exons ATGGCAGCCGCTCCGCAGCACACCTCTCTCGAGACCAACGAGAAGGGCGAGGAAATCTACACCAACGATGTCAACAGCTCTCAACTCAGTCAGCCGTCGGATCTCGACGACTATCCCGACCCAGATGTGGGAAAAAGCGATGAAGAACGCGCTAGGCTT GACAAGGCTCTCGTCTGGAAAATGGACCTGTGGTTGATTCCGTGGCTTTCGCTCCTGTATCTGCTCTCGTTCCTGGACCGCACCAATATTGGAAATGCGCGCGTTGCGAAAATGGAGCCCGATCTCAAGATGGGTGGCCGCGACTACAACAATGCTTTGACCATCTTTTTCATCTCATATGCTGGCTTTGAGCCGCTGACCAACATCGCCATCAAGAAATGGTCACCCCGTGTATTCTTCACAGCCATCATCCTCGCCTGGGGTATCATCATGACTCTGATGGGTGTTGTCCATAACAAGGAAGGTCTGCTGGCCTGCCGATTTTTCCTTGGTATTGCCGAGGCCGGCCTGTTCCCTGGTGTCAATTACTACCTCTC CTGCTGGTACAAGCGTCAAGAGCTCGGTTTCCGTGCTGCTCTCTTCTTCTCGGCTGCTGCGCTTGCCGGATCGTTCGGTGGTCTCCTGGCTGCTGCCATTACTCAGATGCACGGTACTGCTGGTTACGAGGGATGGCGATGGATTT TCATCATCGAAGGTCTAATGACCGTTGCCGTCGGTCTGCTCTGCTGGTGGATGACTTTTGATTTCCCCGATACGGCTCGCTTCCTTACTGCCGACGAAAAGCTCCGAGCAGTGCGCAGGCTCAAATTGGATGGACAATCTCGCGCCAAAGTAGGAGGTATTGACCGTCGACACGTCTTCGCTGCCCTTCGCGACTGGAAGACATGGGGATATGCCGTCATCTACATGGGTTGCCTGTGCCCGTTGTACTGCTTCTCCCTCTTCCTTCCGACCATTCTTCTCGGTATGGGTCATGCGGGTACCAAGGCCCAGCTGTTGTCAGTTCCACCATACGCTTGCGCTGCTGCCTTGACCGTCATCGTTGGTTGGGTAACCGACAAGACGAAGCTGCGCGGTATTTGCAACATGATGGTGGCAATCCTGGGTTGCATTGGTTTTATCATGTTGCTTGCGACCACAAACCCCACCGTTCAGTATGCTGGAACATTCCTCGGCGCAATGGGCATCTACCCTACCGTCTCAAACACCCTGACATGGGCTTCCAACAACGTCGAAGGCTCGCTCAAGCGCGGTGTCATGGTTGGTGTTGTCGTCGGCTGGGGAAACATGAACGGTGTTGTGTCCTCAAACATCTACGACTCCAAGGAGAAGCCACATTATCGTACTGGGCACAGCATCGTCCTTGCCTACCAGTTTTTGTTCCTTTTCGGTGGAACCGTCTTCATGCACTTTGCACTCAAGCGCGAGAACAGACTCAGGAAAGAGGGCAAGCGCGACATTTGGATCCAGGGCAAGACGGAGCTGGAAATCGAGGAGATGGGCGACATGCGCCCCGACTTTTACTACACCACCTAA